The window GGATGCCCGCTTTCGCGGGCATGACGGTGTTTTTTATGGCGATACTCCCCTTTAGCGTCATCCCCGCGAAAGCGGGGATCCCGTTTTCTTGTTGTTATTACGTGTCAGTTCATAGACGGATTGGTATTAGTGAACCGTCGGGGGCTGTTTCTTATTCCCGCTTTTCATCATCCAAAGCAGAAGCATCCAGAACCATAGCGCACTTTTCTTCTCGTCACGGGGTGTTGGTTCTGGGTTCAGTTCATCTTGCGGCGCGGCGCGGCGTAGCTTCTTGTTTTTGCGTAAAGCCATGTGTTTGGTTTCGATGGCCGTAATTTCGCTGATGACGTCTTGTTCTTTTTCCTGAAGGCCTGCAATTTGCTCCACCCAATGGCTAAGGCGATCCAGCAAAGAGGGGGAAAGGTCGCTGCGTGTTTGTAGCTCTCCGGCCTTGGAACTTAGGTGTTTGATTTTGTTGGTTTGAATACCCCACTTTGTATAAAGATCGTGTAGGCGTTCAAGTTTTTGGGTTAGGATTTTATGCATAGGGAGCCTTTATGAATAGATTAAGTATCCCTATTCATACCAAATCAAGATGAAAAGCCCGTTAAAATGCCCTTCAAAATGTCCCCAAAGGGCTCATTAAGGCATCGCGTTGATCAAAGCCGTTGCGGAAGCAGAGTTTGCCGACACTGTGCGGTTGACCAAAATGTCGCGTGGCTTCACGTTGGAGCCGTAAACCTGCCTATTCCATATGTGGCGCGGCGATATGACAGAGCCTTCAAGTGAGGCCCCGACATAAAGGCCTTGTGACCGCGCAAAGGCGTACATATCAGATTTCAGACCCATGGCGGTGGCGGCATTCACACCTTTGCCAAGCTCACCAACGGCGATACCGGCATCGCCGCCCAACGTGACCTGACGATCCAAAACGGCGTTCAGTCCTTTTTCGGTCATGATCGCGATAACAAACTCGGACGTGCTGCCTCCGATTTGTAGGCCAAAGCTAAGGCCGCCCAGCGTATAGAAGGCAGGCGAACTCCACTTGTTTTGGGCATCGCGCACCAGCATCACGGCGTTGCCGCCTTGCCCGCCAAGGATGAAGGCCGCACGAATCTGGTTGGGAACGATCAGGATGGCTTTAGCGCGTGAGGCTAGGTCAACGAGGCCCGGATATTGGTTATCGCTAAGCATGGACTTAAAGGTAATGCGCGAGCGGTCCATCAGTTGATCGGGCTCGCTCCCAAACTCGCCTGCGCTACGGCAGCCGGTCAGAGAAATGAGGGCCACAAAAGCCAGAAGCAGGGAGCGGTTTAAAAAGCGCATAGAAAGTTCCTCCATTTTTGAAAAAAAGAAAGGGCTATTGCAACGCTAGAATGACGCCCAAGATGGTGATTTCGACGATTTCCTGTAAGGATCCCATCAGCGGGCCGTTATAGCCGCGCAAATGGTTGGCTCCTAGAAGGGCGACCAGCAATCCTGCGCCCGTCCCGATAGCCAGCGCATAGGTGGCGTAGGAGCCCAAGACGGCAAAGGCGATGATCCCACCCAAAGCGAGAGCCAGCAACATGCGCAGGGCAGGCGGCTGTTGGAAGTAATCCGCAACGGGATCGCCAGGAATCGGGCGCAGCCATGAGGCCATCACGACCATCATCGCGCGTGACCAGCACGCCGAAGTGATGAGGGCTTGAAAGACGATGTCGTTGTCGCTCAGGCTGGCGATGGCACCGATTTTCATAATGATCACAAGGATAACGGCAAGGGTTCCATATTGAACCGACCGTTCTTCTTTAAGCCAGCCAATGCCTTGGTCCTTGTCAAAGCTGCGGCCATAGAGATTGGCCATGCTGGCGAATTCTTCTTCATGCAAAGCGCGTGTTATCCAAAGCATGCTGATGACGGCGAAAGCCGATGTGATAATGCCTGGAAGACCTATTTGCGTCATGATCCAGTCAACGCTTGCACCAAAGACACCAATGGCCGCGCCGATAAGGGGGAACCAGACCATGGCTTTGCGAATAAAGCGGGGCCTTGGGGTTTCTTTCAGGCGCAGATTGAGACGAGTCAAATAGTTGATGGCAATGACGATTTCCACCCAAAGAGTCTCTGCCGATGGCGCATTCATCGTAATCACGGGCGGCGATTTCAGTGGCGTTCCCGTAGGCGCAGGCGCGGACTCAACCGTTTCGGCTGGTGTTTGAGCCTCTGGCGAATCGGGCGGCGTGGGGTCAAGTGGATCGGTCATACCTACAGTTATAATGGATTATGGTAAAAACGCAATCGGGATTGGGGCTGAGTTTTTGTTTTTGTCGGCAGAGGTCGCGGTCCCGCCAAGGCGATCACCCCTGAAAAAACAAAGACAAAGGTTAACAACAATCCTTTGGCTTCCAATACCTCAAGAACAGGAGGGAACGGGCATGGCGGAGTCCGTTACATGGGCCTGAATGATTTTCATCAAGGCTGTTTTTCTTGCCGTATAGTGGTCAGATCCAAGAGGCAACAAGTGATGTTCATAACCGCGTTTTGGCTGTCTGCCCCACAGGATAAGCCTTTCTTGAAGGGATAGGCTCCCCGTTTCCTCTTGCGCATGAATAACGCAATGCGTGAACGGGGTTGCGGTTGTAAGGGTCGCCGCACCTTCCAGAAGGGCAACAGCCTCATCCACTTTTTCCATTCCTTTTCTATAAACGGAAATGTCGGCCTTATCCTTACCGATCATGACGAGCCGTGTGCCGTGAGGAGCCCTGTCATAGGTGTTGTCAAAGAGCGCCCCAGCATAAGCAGCACCAGAAAGGGTTGCATAAAGCTGGTGAGCAAGAACATAAGTTTCTGCCTTGTCCGACATTGTCAATGTCGTGAGCGGAGCGCGAATATGGGGGGAATAGACTTTGCCATCCCCTGAGATCGTCAAATGAAGCCCCTGCAAGTTAGACGGCGCATGAATGACCGTCACGGCGTCTTTCGGTTGATAGAAAACGAACTGATCCTTTTGCTCATCGATCATGGCGGGAGAAGTCTCATTGAGACAGGCGTAATCATAGATTTTAATGGTAGGGTTTTTCTTAGCGTGTTTTGATTCTTTTACTGGTTGGATATAGACGGTTCCCTCGATATTCAGCCGAAGCGTGCGGATAGAACCGGAGTTAGATGACCACGAATACTTTTGTTTTCCGCCTTCAAGCAGGCGGGCTGATGCGCTTTTCCCCGCTGAATCAAGAAAGGCCTCACGGACCAAGGCTTGAAAGGATTGCTTGATGGGGCTCATGTCTATGACCTTTTTGATAGGAGTTATAATCAACAAGGCCATACCTTATCAAAA of the Bdellovibrionales bacterium genome contains:
- a CDS encoding adenosylcobinamide-GDP ribazoletransferase, whose amino-acid sequence is MTDPLDPTPPDSPEAQTPAETVESAPAPTGTPLKSPPVITMNAPSAETLWVEIVIAINYLTRLNLRLKETPRPRFIRKAMVWFPLIGAAIGVFGASVDWIMTQIGLPGIITSAFAVISMLWITRALHEEEFASMANLYGRSFDKDQGIGWLKEERSVQYGTLAVILVIIMKIGAIASLSDNDIVFQALITSACWSRAMMVVMASWLRPIPGDPVADYFQQPPALRMLLALALGGIIAFAVLGSYATYALAIGTGAGLLVALLGANHLRGYNGPLMGSLQEIVEITILGVILALQ
- a CDS encoding lipid-binding SYLF domain-containing protein, which produces MRFLNRSLLLAFVALISLTGCRSAGEFGSEPDQLMDRSRITFKSMLSDNQYPGLVDLASRAKAILIVPNQIRAAFILGGQGGNAVMLVRDAQNKWSSPAFYTLGGLSFGLQIGGSTSEFVIAIMTEKGLNAVLDRQVTLGGDAGIAVGELGKGVNAATAMGLKSDMYAFARSQGLYVGASLEGSVISPRHIWNRQVYGSNVKPRDILVNRTVSANSASATALINAMP